The following nucleotide sequence is from Coffea eugenioides isolate CCC68of chromosome 3, Ceug_1.0, whole genome shotgun sequence.
CCAGAGAATAGTTACATGGTGAAATCTAAATAAGATCAATCTTCAATACAAAATGAAAACATAAATAACAACTTTGGTAAAAAAGTTCATTGGTAGAAAAGCAGCAAAAGAACTCATAGCAAAGGTGAATTGACTGACACAGCCTGCAGAACCTTCCAAAGTGCATGTGTATATGCTACATTCCAAATGCTATAGAActgtcaaaataatcaaaatgttCCAGGATTTTCAACCTAGAGCGCTGGAGCAATTAAAAGTACAGAAGTTCAATACAACACAAAATCTAAACCTGGATGATAAATTACAACCACAAAAGGCAAAATGTAGCTGCGATCTTCCTAAGCAGCACTCCATGAGAACACAGATGCCTCTATTATCCTGTATGCTCACTCGCCCTTCCAAAACATCTTCAACATAAAGCTTTTGGGCCCCTTACTTTCAAAGAAGCCAATGCCGCCCGACACGCCAAAGAATGATGGCTCCTTATTGTTCAAATTTGAACAATTTAATTTAAGTCCGACCTCTCATTTCATGAATGACTGGAAAGAAAGGAATGAACACAAATTGAAGCACAAGGATACCAAGGGAGAGTAACATCTCATCTCATTCTGGAATTCTTACAAAATCAAGAATCATTACATACTAATCTCAAGGGTCCAATCATTTCTCTCAAGAAGATTGCACTGCCAGCCGCTGAAGATGCTCAAAAAACACTTGAAGACTCACATCATCGGTGAAGATTATGTCTGTTCCAGCTGCCATCTCATGCGCATTATTGTACGTAGCTGACGGGTTCAACTTTGCCAGTAGGAATCTTGCCTGATTTAACATTGACAAAAACTCGTATTAGCAGCAAACTCAAGTTTGCTTGAAGGGGGAAAATATACAACAAATTAGCAATAAGACCAGCTGCAGAGCTAGTCTAGTTTTCATCGTGAACCGTATTGATCATACTATTAATTTCACTCTTCTTTCTATCTAAAGGGGAGAAACTGAGGGATAAAGCTGAGGCATAAAATAAGGGATATCACTTTAATACTGAGGCATAAAGCAAGAGggatattaagaaaaaaaaaatgatgacagcacaaaaataaaaatgaacaaattgatggATAAAgataaacagaaaaaaaaaaacaaatttataCCCAAATATCTCCCCAGAACCTCACCCCCAATCCAATCACCCCTGAAACTGACCAGCACCTTCATTAAATTAGTTGAATAAATCGCAATGTCTTGCATATGTGGTGTAGCTCATGTTAAAACACAATTACAAAGTACCTTGCAGAATGTTTAAACAGACCAACCCATTGTTGTGTATTCCTCGTGTATACACAAGTTTACAGAATAAAAGTTTATGTCAAATAGCAAAGAGTAGAAGGTACAGATGACTTTCAATGATGACAACAATCAAGACAACCTGTCACAGTAGCAAAAGTACTCGACAGCATTAATTTTCGTGGACTCCTGTTACATTTGTTTCATAAAAGAGGTTGAGATTGCATCATCACAACCAAGACATCCTTGGCTAGGCTCCTAAGGACATCATAAGAGAACTCTGAAGTGCCCCAAAGGCATGTGTACCCAAATCCCAACTGATGGCTTATTAGCATTGCATCATCGGAATGATCCTTTCTGTATATTCTCTTCCACCCCCTTTTCTTGCTCTATTCTCTTATCAGTACTGTGCTAATAACCTAATCTTCTGTCAAAGAAAACTTTTTCTTTGTATTCCCCTATGACTGAAAACATCAAACCTGTCTCTATCTAAAGGAATGACCCAACAAGATGTAAATGAACTGCATTTTCTCATTGACCGGTCTTAGAACCTTAAAAAAGCAGATATCATACACACTTCTACAGAGTTTTCCATGACAGAACAGGTATTAATTCATCATAAGGGGACAAAGAAGTACAAAATATCACCCTATGATTTCGAAAGTCAGAAACAAGTACCCAAACACCATAACAAAAAAGCAGCCTAAATTTCCATGAGCCAGTATGTATTTTTTGAATGTTTCACCAAGCAGAGTTCCCTGCTTTTCAGAATGAAGTAAAAAGCAAGGATGCAGACTAATATAAAATCTAGAAGAGAACATGTATCGATATCATGGCAAGACAATTACAGGCAAAACTAGGATCAAACAAAAATAACCTGTGACCCATGCTGATCGCAAACCACCAATCTGGGTGTGGGGAACCGATCACGAATAATTGTCTGGGCATCTTCTTGAGGAGCTTGCAAGAATTGTGCAAATACCTACAtagatgatgaagaaaatagtcacaaagaaagaaagaaagaaagaaaaggccCCCGTACCAGGGTACACAGTTGATCTTGTTATCTCAGCACAATCTCATTTCCATATCAAATTAGATACTCATAAATGGGAAAATAGCACGAAGTGATAGCAAAAATACCAAAGAATTATCATAAGAAAATAGATATCTATCAATACATAAGCTCATGTGAACCCATATAGAAGCAAGCTGATAAGCTGAGTACTTACCAGGAGaagcaaaaccagaaaaacatatTCAAAATAGAAATTCTGACCAGTGGAAGAAGCAAAGAACAAAACGCGCACAAACCTGGTGTTCTGGTTGATTCTGGTAGCCCATGTTTCTCCACTGAGCTATCGTCATCCCATGGAAAATTACAACACTGAAGTATGTATCTAACAACAGAATACGATCAGCCGCAATTGATGCCACATCCAACAAAGCAGGTGTGGGCAATGAATGGAAAGAATATGCCATCAGTGATGGTTGAATCATAACAACGGAGTTGCTTATGCTCTCCCGATTGAGCAACATGCGGAAGCATGCTGTCTCATCTGGACTGTTATTAAATACCTACATAGAAAAGAGAGGGTTCAAGCCAATAGGATGAAAATTGACAAGCTATAATTCTAAGCGACATTCTAAAGCCCCTGCCTATACCTGCACAAATTGTGAACGCCGCAGATTAAACATGAATTGAGGAAACAATGAAAAAGAGGGATTTAATGTAAATGAGGACGGGTCATCCTTCCGGTAGTCACCGAATTTGGCACAAAGACGAATCAGATTCCGATCCAACCACCGTGTGGCATCAAAACCATCCTGAGATTTATGTCCATCAACAACAATATAAAGTTACAGTCAGCAtgtaagtacaagaatcatttaCACATTTACtttttaattaaaatattttattgccCAATATGAATCTGGTACGCAATTTAAAATTTCTTTGCAAAGTTTTAGTGTACCACTACACAAAATTCTACACAATCAAGCTTGTTAGCCTAATTCACATTCTATTACATAAAATAGAACTTGCATGAGAGAGTGAACAGAATATTCTTGAAAACCAATTACATTATACGAAGTTTCAAGTAAACCAATTCCAGAATCATAAGTAATTCACAGATGTGATAGCAGAAACCTTGAATAAATTCTACATAtaccaaaagttttcaaaataaggccaaaaaaaaagtaaagcaACAGTGTCAGCATCTGTTTCTCTCTCCTCTTTTTTGATGTGTCTTTTAACAACCACCATGGatcaaaaaattatatttaacgAAATGAGCTTGTTGAATATGCACATGAAGATCATTAACAGTTTTTAAGAAAGAAAGACTACCTCATTCTCCATTTTATAAGATGCAAATCTGGCCACTATGACAGCAGCAGTTTCTTGGTCAAACCCTTGGACCAACTCCTGCAtgtcaaaaatgattagatttaACATTGAACTGACTGCAGAACTCAAATTTGCCTGATAGAACAACAAACCCCACTAGACCAAAGTTGTCCACCCAAAACAAGAAAATGTTATTTAAAATAGAAATTAGGGTTACAGAGACTGGAAAAAAATGCACGTCAAAAAAGAGCAAGTGAAACAACCAGCATTATACACCACCATGTCCTTACCTCTGTGCCAAGAGCACTATCCGCCCATCTTTTGGTAACAGTTGTAACTCTCAACAGCGATTGGCCTTCAGGGCTCCGGTAGCTGCATGGACGTTTATTAATAGCAGAATTTGCACCCAGACAAAAGTGACATCGCGGATGTAAAAGTACATGCACAAAAAAGAAGCTTATTGTCAAGCAAACAAAATGAGGGCCCACAAGATAAACAAAAGGAGGCCAACTTCTAAGAAAAAAATAACATGCATGAAAAGGACCCAATACCTTGTAAGGAACTGTAGGAATAATTGAGGATTTGATCCTGATGGATCTGATTTTTCACTTGACGATATATCAAAGAAAACAGTCAAGCAAGTATTCCTATCAAGGCCACACAACTTCCAAGATGTAGTGTTCCCTTCTCCAACAACCGTACTGGCAACAGAAGGCCCTTTCTGCAAGatttccattcatggaaaaaaaaaaactttcagaATCAAAATTACACATAGTTACACTATTCTTAAACAAAATAGAGCACTCTATTCAGTTAAAGGAAGTAGTGCTTCAAGAATGAACAAACCTTCTCCAAAGATGTGCAAGGTCCAATGACACCTTGGATTTTGATGTCCTTTGAACAGTTTATCTCGAGTGTGCCACTGAAAAGGAGTTGCATGActtaaattattcagagaaataACATGTAAAGCATAAATGACAGAATATAGCACAAAGAAAATATTACAAAACAGTATAGCCCTGACAACAAGCTATAGAATAAAAAGACGGACCAAATAGGCAAAACTCTTAAGTTCAAATTAATAGCATCTACAAGGTCAGCTGAAGTTCCAACACTTTTGGAAGACCAGCATGTCAAATTGGCAAATACAAGCATATCTATAAAGATATTGAGAGCAAGTTTCACAAACAAAAAGATCATCAACCTTTTGCGATTAGTCAATGTAAATGTTAGGCAATTCATAGAGGGGCAAAAATTCGGTCATTTAATTTGCTCCCTTTGACCATATTTTCCGGTTGCTTCCCACAAGCAAACTTCAATTGCAAAATTCTCTTCACTCCACATAATAAAACAGTATCTTGCATAAATTCACTGAGGCATGGAATTTTTAAACCAAACAGCATTTGGTCTAAAATGTTAATTTATGTACTTAAAGATGCTTAAACTACACATGAACTCTCCTAATTTGTAGCACGTCCAAAAATAACATGCCAAAGTCGTTAATGCAAAATTTAATCGAGTTCTTATACTTAACCTAATTTGATGTTTCCACAATTAAAATGCATCTTTAAGTTCTCTCATTTACACCAACACAATCTAGCCTACAATATGATAATGaaacataaaaaaatttaaggaCCTCAAAAGTTACCAAATGCAGCAGCAATTTAGCAAATGAAAGAGGTGCAGCTTGAAATCGTAAAATTAAGAAACTCACTTATAGGAAAGACCAAGAGACTGTTCTCCACCTTCAAAAAGTCGTTTGAAAGAGTCTTTAAATACTGAATGACCAAAACTTTCAGCTAAAACAACAAGTCCACCAGTTTTTTCAATGGCAACCTTCATCTCAGCAACCCCAACCTAAAAACATCCTTCTATTAGCAAAAGCAAATAAGGTAAAAAAAATAGAGGAAAAAACTCCATGGATAAAATCAATTAGATTGAGCATatacacaaaaaaaagaaaagaaatagctAAACCAATCAGCAGAGAATCAATGGTGACCTAATGGAACAGAATATACACACATACTGAAAGTGTGGATATCCAACCATATAGGAAACACACCAGATAAATCAGCAGAAGTCATTTAACTCCAAATTGACAGTAGGAAATCTTTGAAGTTGTAGAATTTTAGAAATTGATTTTACATAGTTTCTATCTTCTTCCCTAATGGACAATCAATTTAAGGACTAACATATGTttggctttcttcttcctcactACTTAAATTATGCATCCTATGCTACAGGTGTCTGGAAAATCCTCCCATCCAGCTACTTATACCTTTCTAGCTCCACCACCACACTTCAttcagttaaaaaaaaaaagactgacATGTAATCAGTGAATATTCTTTTGGTTCAATGGCTTAGAGTGAGTGCACTAAGATTACTGGTGTCCAACAATCATGACAGCCCACATTCCTTTTGTAACCAAGTATAACGTGGCAAAGTGTTGTAAAAGACAACAATGAAAATAAACACCACCTGCTTTGATTAAGAGTTTCATATCTCTCATGTAAGACTTATTGAGAAAGCAGTAAAGacaaaatgaaacaaaaaaaatggtagATGAGCAAAAGCAATTTCCACTGATGAGCTCCAGCAGTATGCATCTATAGCATGTGAATCTAAGTAAAACCCATCTTTTGAAATACAGGCTATAAGAAATGGTGTTACAGCCTCACAGAAGTATAAAGTTAATTATCTAAGATGAATAATAAGTGCTGAGTCGCGACATGCAAACCTGATCAAGAGCAGATGCAAAAACATCCAAGACATGACCCTCACTGACAAGCTGCTTAGCTAGCTCTTCATAGAAATGAAcagcttttttgaaaaatggtgCAGCATCCTTGTCTAAATCCTTATGTGAACGAACTGGATCTGATAGATCCTTGGAAACAATCTGAAAAAAGAGGCATATGTCAGCTATTTATAGTAATCAACAGTCAAGACTCAATTTATTGAACCCAAACAATTAGAACCGATTTGTTCAGACATTGAATAGTTCATACTTTCAGTCCTTACCCCTGGGACATAAGTCTAAAAAATGCTTTTCTGTACTGCTCTAGGACCACCATACCATGAACAACATAAGAAAGAGAACCAAAGAAAAACAAGTAGTATTACAAATAATCAAGAAGCTCAATTTCAAATAACAGCAGCTGTTGCTCAGACACCCCAAAGTTGTTAAACCAATCAGAACCCCAATACTTAAACAAATTTGATCTTTTCATtcatcttgaaaaaaaaaattacattttccATCAATGAAGCTACAGTTAAAACCATTTACAATGTAAAACACAGTTACAACATTTGTGCACAGCAATACCAGAGGGTTTTTCTTGCACATGATCTTAATCAGCTTGTGTAGTATTGCTATCCATGACCAGTAGATAGGTGTGCAACTGCCATTGATTCCAAATGGGAAGTGAGAtaagcttttctttttcttttcccttcccCCAAAGTGATTCAGGAAATGCCAATTACATAACCATGCAGACTCAAAAGACTCCCTAAAATCCAACTTCATGACGTCATTACCAGATAATAATGAAAATAGATACAAATCTACACTTTCTACATTGTCATCACTAAAACTTCTTCCTTTTTTACCATGACAGCAAGGATGTTCAAATGAATTCCGATTGAACTTGTCAATCAACAGCACACCATATGcataaatgaaaaaaagaaaatcaaattcTAACCAGTAATAATAGAAATTAGAAAGACCAGAAGAAGCTTTACCACTCCTGGCCCTTCAGTACATGGTCCACCAACTAAAGCAACAATTCTTGCGCTTTGACCAGCTGCGCAAACTCCAAGCAAACCAGCTGCAACACTCAATGCAACTCCTGTACACCGTAACGACCTGCTCCCAGGTGGCACCAGCCATCGATCCGTCCCCAACTCATCCAATAGctacaaaaaaaaaggcagaaATCATGACGCAGATTCATCCCAAGTAAACTAATTCCCTACAATAACCAACAAATTCCATAAAAACACGCACCGAATTGAGCGTATATTCGCACTCAGAAGCAGGCAACAGGAATCTAGAAAAACCGGGATTCGGCATTCCTACAGGGCTACCTCCAACTCTCTGAATTCCAGGCATTGGGCGTCGTGCTGCCCCAATAACACCAAGTCCCAACTGCTCCAAAACCTGATCTTTCGTCAAATCCTTAGACCCTCTAAAAACATACACCTTTGACAATTCCGAAAACCCCAGCTCGTGAACCTGCACCTGCGTCCCAAACGATATAAACCCAACCAAAGCATTATCAGGCAACATCCCAATAGCCCTTTTCAATGCCGATTTCGCAAACTCCAATTCCTCCTCGAGGACACAAGTATCCAAAACGAACAAATAAACAGCCGAATTCGGCTCgaaaaagttagggttttgattagggttttgatgGTGATGAATCGGCTGCAGGGTGGGGAGGGTATACTGAATGGTGGTGAATTGGGGGTAGAGCTCGGCGGGCATATTCGTCTCCGAAATTGCGTTGTAATGCTGGGGAAAATGATTCCGCGAGAAACAAAACGGGCAGATCCAAACTAGACCTTGGAAATCGACGCGGCAAAATGGGTTGAGGACGGCGGTGCAGGTTTTACACTTGAGCGGCGGGTATGGGAGGGTGAGGACGTCGGGATGAGATCGGATCGGAGAGATCGAGGCGGCGAGTGGGATCACGCACTTGCTCAATTCGACTTTGGTCCGTGGCCAGACGTTCCACGTCATCCGAACTCCGTCGATTCCTTCTGGATCCATCTGAGCCATCTCCGTCGCCATAATTCAATCGAATTCTCGGTGATCGGAGgatttttgctcttttttttcgTTCTTTTTGAATTAAAGAATTTATTAGGGGATTTATTTAAGGGGGTATTCAGGGGGCCCCGGGCTGccggggaagaagaagaagagagtcAAAGGAAGGATGAGAGGTAAGtttagtgtgtgtgtgtgtgtgagacaGCGAGTGAGGTGGATTTTTGGTTGTGATGACGTTGGGGCTTTTGGTGTTGGATCTGTTTTGCTAACGtttattttgtgcttatttACAATTTTTGTCAAGTCTATTTTTCCCTTTGGGAATTTCGCCATTTTCGTCCCTAAATTTTTACACTAAAACCAATTTCGTCCTTTATGATATTTTTTAGCCAATTTAGTCCTTCGACTATTTTGAAGTCTCCAATGTAGGACTTTTGCAGCGGCGACACCATATTTTACATATTCTGTACAATCGATGATGGGTATAACTGTCATTTTAAATTAAATTCTTTAATTTAAATGCACCTTTGACTATAGTTCTTCTTCTCCAATGGGAATCTCATCCCATTCACGAAATTCGCACAAActctcacttcacacacacatattATATATTCTTCAGTCCACGCTGAGAAAATTGAAGACTTTCTGCTTTACGTCAAATTGATAGTTAACATCAAAATGAGGCTGAATACTTCTCACCCCTGTATGACTACCAATTACAGAATCTACTCCAACCCAATCATTTTCACGTGTAGTGAACTGGCAAAAGGTACTATCAAAAAAACTGGGAaactaaaagaaacaaaacgGGTAACTACTAAAACATGCACGCCCAGATGGCAAATTTTCTGCTGAAAttggagaaagagaaaaaaataagataaaacccctatttaaaaaaaaaacaaatggaaGTTAAAGTAATTGATTTGTTTTCCCTTAATAGTAGTCAAAATATTAAAGGTGTTCAGAATCAGACTGATGTGCAAAAGATTGTTCAGCACAACCCAGATAATCTAATAGAGCCTCTGAACAAAAATGGTTTAACAGTCTCATCATTTCCCAAACCGCCCCATTATTTCAATGCAACATTAATATGAAGTTAAAGAGAAAACAAACACAATAAAACTTAAATCCCAGATTAGCCGCTCAAGCAGAAGCGAGAAGCGCACCCCCCCTACCCACCAAAAACGGGGGGCGGAAAGAGAAAATGCGTGGAAATCCGATCTCCATGAGTTTGTCTTGTTTCTAAAAACTTGGCCGCTAACACTCTGGTTCTTCAGTGCCCTTCCCCCTGCAAACCCAATTGTCAGTGGCACTAATAAGTAGATGTACGATATTACTcagcttttgattttttgtttttttcttgtgaattttGTTTCATGATtgagtgtgtgtgagagagagtttgtgtgaatttctggtgaatgGGATGAGATTTCCATGGAGAAGAAGTAGTCCATTTAAATTAAAGAATTTAATTTAAATGACAAATATACCCCTCGTCGGTTGTACAGAATATGTAAAATGTGGTGTTGCCGCCGCAAAAGTCCTACATTGGAGACTTCAAAATAGTCAAAGGACTAAATTggctaaaaaaaatcataaaggaCGAAATTGATTTTAGTGTAAAAGTTTAGGGACGAAAATGGCGAAATTCCNNNNNNNNNNNNNNNNNNNNNNNNNNNNNNNNNNNNNNNNNNNNNNNNNNNNNNNNNNNNNNNNNNNNNNNNNNNNNNNNNNNNNNNNNNNNNNNNNNNNNNNNNNNNNNNNNNNNNNNNNNNNNNNNNNNNNNNNNNNNNNNNNNNNNNNNNNNNNNNNNNNNNNNNNNNNNNNNNNNNNNNNNNNNNNNNNNNNNNNNNNNNNNNNNNNNNNNNNNNNNNNNNNNNNNNNNNNNNNNNNNNNNNNNNNNNNNNNNNNNNNNNNNNNNNNNNNNNNNNNNNNNNNNNNNNNNNNNNNNNNNNNNNNNNNNNNNNNNNNNNNNNNNNNNNNNNNNNNNNNNNNNNNNNNNNNNNNNNNNNNNNNNNNNNNNNNNNNNNNNNNNNNNNNNNNNNNNNNNNNNNNNNNNNNNNNNNNNNNNNNNNNNNNNNNNNNNNNNNNNNNNNNNNNNNNNNNNNNNNNNNNNNNNNNNNNNNNNNNNNNNNNNNNNNNNNNNNNNNNNNNNNNNNNNNNNNNNNNNNNNNNNNNNNNNNNNNNNNNNNNNNNNNNNNNNNNNNNNNNNNNNNNNNNNNNNNNNNNNNNNNNNNNNNNNNNNNNNNNNNNNNNNNNNNNNNNN
It contains:
- the LOC113764765 gene encoding protein transport protein SEC23-like, which produces MATEMAQMDPEGIDGVRMTWNVWPRTKVELSKCVIPLAASISPIRSHPDVLTLPYPPLKCKTCTAVLNPFCRVDFQGLVWICPFCFSRNHFPQHYNAISETNMPAELYPQFTTIQYTLPTLQPIHHHQNPNQNPNFFEPNSAVYLFVLDTCVLEEELEFAKSALKRAIGMLPDNALVGFISFGTQVQVHELGFSELSKVYVFRGSKDLTKDQVLEQLGLGVIGAARRPMPGIQRVGGSPVGMPNPGFSRFLLPASECEYTLNSLLDELGTDRWLVPPGSRSLRCTGVALSVAAGLLGVCAAGQSARIVALVGGPCTEGPGVIVSKDLSDPVRSHKDLDKDAAPFFKKAVHFYEELAKQLVSEGHVLDVFASALDQVGVAEMKVAIEKTGGLVVLAESFGHSVFKDSFKRLFEGGEQSLGLSYNGTLEINCSKDIKIQGVIGPCTSLEKKGPSVASTVVGEGNTTSWKLCGLDRNTCLTVFFDISSSEKSDPSGSNPQLFLQFLTSYRSPEGQSLLRVTTVTKRWADSALGTEELVQGFDQETAAVIVARFASYKMENEDGFDATRWLDRNLIRLCAKFGDYRKDDPSSFTLNPSFSLFPQFMFNLRRSQFVQVFNNSPDETACFRMLLNRESISNSVVMIQPSLMAYSFHSLPTPALLDVASIAADRILLLDTYFSVVIFHGMTIAQWRNMGYQNQPEHQVFAQFLQAPQEDAQTIIRDRFPTPRLVVCDQHGSQARFLLAKLNPSATYNNAHEMAAGTDIIFTDDVSLQVFFEHLQRLAVQSS